In Blastopirellula sp. J2-11, a single genomic region encodes these proteins:
- a CDS encoding type I restriction-modification system subunit M, translating into MALKKSELYSSLWSSCDTLRGGMDASQYKDYVLSILFIKYVSDKYDGKPFAPIKIPPGASFKTMIALKGKSDIGDQINKKIIAPLAAANQQLSQSDFPDFNDAVKLGDGKEKVERLTELVAIFESEKLDFSKNRADGDDILGDAYEYLMRHFATESGKSKGQFYTPAEVSRIMAQILGIRIAKTSSNTTVYDPTCGSGSLLLKVGEEAKTEVTLYGQEKDATTSGLARMNMILHNNPTATIVQGNTLSGPKFLDGDALKTFDYVVANPPFSDKRWTTGIDPLNDPHGRFSTFGVPPAKQGDFAYLLHIVRSLRSTGTGACILPHGVLFRGNAEAEIRTALIRKGYIQGIIGLPANLFYGTGIPACIVVVDKKDAAKRTGIFMIDASDGYIKEGPKNRLRAQDLHKIVDVFNRQQEIAGYSRLVPYDQIEKNDYNLNLPRYINSRQTEDIHDIAGHLQGGIPTADVDSLDRYWEVCPKLRAALFHKNRPGYVDLAVDKAAIKTAIYQHPQFAAFIQQMNEHFDEWRKRAAAKLRKLTAGCLPKQVIADLSEGLLSHYADRPLINQYDVYQHLMDYWANVMQDDVYQIAAEGWQAETYRILVEDKKGKKRDKGWACDLIPKPLIVARYFADQQAKIDQLQAKAENIAAQLTELEEEHAGEEGLLAELEKINKGTVAARLKEIAGEADAAEEIAVLERWKKLNAKEAKLKGEIKTAEDELDQSAYDKYLQLSEKDVKALVVDDKWLATLDTAVHGEMDRISQALTRRIKQLAERYEATLPELSDRTSRLEEKVLGQIERMGIAVARSRSMESQNDD; encoded by the coding sequence TTGGCACTGAAGAAGTCGGAACTTTATTCCTCGCTCTGGTCTAGCTGCGATACGCTCCGCGGCGGGATGGACGCCAGCCAGTACAAGGACTACGTCCTGTCGATCTTGTTTATCAAGTACGTCAGCGACAAGTACGACGGCAAGCCGTTTGCGCCGATCAAGATCCCGCCCGGGGCCAGCTTCAAGACGATGATCGCGCTGAAGGGCAAATCGGACATCGGCGATCAGATCAACAAAAAGATCATCGCACCGTTGGCCGCCGCCAATCAGCAACTATCCCAGTCCGACTTTCCCGACTTCAACGACGCCGTCAAACTGGGCGACGGCAAAGAGAAAGTCGAGCGGCTGACCGAGTTGGTCGCGATCTTTGAGAGCGAAAAACTCGACTTCTCCAAGAACCGGGCCGATGGGGACGACATCCTCGGCGACGCCTACGAATACTTGATGCGGCACTTCGCCACCGAAAGCGGCAAGAGCAAAGGGCAGTTTTACACGCCGGCCGAAGTCAGCCGCATCATGGCCCAAATCCTCGGGATTCGTATCGCCAAAACTTCTAGCAATACAACCGTTTACGATCCGACTTGCGGTTCTGGTTCGCTCCTGCTCAAGGTCGGCGAAGAAGCCAAGACCGAGGTAACGCTTTACGGGCAAGAGAAAGACGCGACCACCAGCGGTCTTGCCCGCATGAATATGATCCTGCACAACAACCCGACCGCGACCATCGTGCAAGGCAACACGCTTTCGGGGCCCAAGTTCTTAGATGGGGACGCCCTGAAGACGTTTGACTACGTCGTCGCCAATCCTCCTTTCTCTGACAAACGCTGGACCACCGGGATTGATCCGCTCAACGATCCCCATGGGCGCTTTAGCACGTTCGGCGTGCCGCCGGCCAAGCAGGGAGACTTCGCCTATCTGCTGCATATCGTCCGCTCGCTCCGCAGCACCGGGACGGGGGCCTGCATTTTGCCGCACGGCGTGCTGTTCCGCGGCAATGCTGAGGCCGAAATCCGCACCGCGTTGATTCGCAAAGGCTACATCCAGGGAATCATCGGTCTGCCGGCCAACCTGTTTTACGGAACCGGCATTCCGGCCTGTATTGTGGTGGTCGATAAGAAAGATGCCGCTAAGCGGACCGGCATCTTTATGATTGACGCCAGCGACGGCTACATCAAAGAAGGCCCCAAGAACCGCCTCCGTGCGCAAGATCTCCACAAGATCGTCGACGTCTTCAATCGTCAGCAGGAAATCGCCGGCTATTCGCGGCTGGTTCCGTACGATCAGATCGAAAAGAACGATTACAACCTGAATCTGCCACGATACATCAACAGCCGCCAGACCGAAGATATCCACGACATCGCCGGCCATCTGCAAGGAGGCATCCCCACGGCCGATGTCGATTCGCTGGATCGCTATTGGGAAGTCTGCCCCAAGCTCCGCGCGGCCCTCTTCCACAAGAATCGCCCCGGCTATGTCGATCTGGCGGTCGACAAGGCTGCAATCAAAACGGCCATCTATCAGCATCCGCAGTTCGCCGCGTTCATCCAGCAGATGAACGAGCATTTCGACGAGTGGCGCAAGCGGGCCGCCGCCAAGCTGCGCAAACTGACCGCTGGCTGTCTGCCGAAGCAGGTCATCGCCGATCTCTCCGAAGGCCTACTGTCTCACTACGCCGATCGTCCGCTGATCAATCAGTACGACGTCTATCAGCATCTAATGGACTACTGGGCCAACGTCATGCAGGACGACGTCTATCAAATCGCGGCCGAAGGATGGCAAGCCGAGACCTACCGCATTTTGGTCGAAGACAAAAAAGGGAAAAAGCGTGACAAAGGGTGGGCGTGCGACCTGATCCCCAAGCCGCTGATAGTGGCCCGCTATTTTGCCGATCAACAGGCGAAGATTGACCAGTTGCAAGCCAAGGCCGAAAACATCGCCGCCCAATTGACCGAACTAGAAGAAGAACATGCCGGCGAAGAAGGCCTGCTGGCTGAACTGGAAAAGATCAACAAAGGGACCGTCGCGGCCCGGCTGAAGGAAATCGCCGGCGAAGCGGATGCAGCCGAAGAAATCGCCGTTCTAGAACGATGGAAGAAGCTGAACGCCAAAGAAGCGAAGTTGAAAGGAGAGATCAAAACGGCCGAGGACGAACTGGACCAATCGGCGTACGACAAGTATCTCCAACTCAGCGAGAAGGACGTCAAGGCGCTGGTGGTCGATGACAAATGGCTGGCGACACTGGATACCGCCGTACATGGCGAAATGGACCGGATCAGTCAAGCGTTGACACGACGCATAAAACAACTGGCAGAGCGATACGAAGCGACGTTACCTGAACTTTCTGACCGCACAAGCAGGTTAGAGGAGAAAGTACTGGGACAGATAGAGAGAATGGGAATTGCTGTTGCGAGGTCTCGTTCCATGGAGTCACAAAATGACGACTAG